A window from Argopecten irradians isolate NY chromosome 3, Ai_NY, whole genome shotgun sequence encodes these proteins:
- the LOC138319728 gene encoding cryptochrome DASH-like yields the protein MSTKVKVIVCLLRNDLRLHDNEVLHWAYKTAEYVLPLYCFDPRHFQGTYHFNFPKTGAHRAKFLLESVADLQNTLKKKGSGLVIRMGKPEEIVPQIIQTVGGDKVSCVCYQQEATNEELDVESGLQKSCGVKVQTFWGHTLYHRDDLPYKVEHLPDVYTQFRKSVESQSRVRKSFTLPDLVRPLGAEGGGAGRKGSSEPTTQKQNRGIDFYFKGGSHHK from the exons ATGTCGACGAAAGTCAAAGTTATTGTTTGCCTACTTCGAAATGATTTGAGACTCCACGATAATGAG GTGTTACACTGGGCATACAAGACAGCTGAATATGTATTGCCTCTATATTGCTTTGATCCACGGCATTTCCAAGGAACTTATCATTTCAATTTTCCTAAAACTGGTGCACACCGTGCCAAATTCCTCTTGGAGAGCGTCGCAGACCTTCAAAATACACTGAAGAAAAAAGGAAG TGGATTGGTGATCAGAATGGGAAAACCAGAGGAAATAGTACCACAAATAATTCAGACTGTTGGTGGAGACAAAGTGTCCTGTGTATGTTACCAACAGGAG GCCACCAATGAAGAGCTTGACGTAGAGTCAGGACTGCAGAAGAGTTGTGGGgtgaaagttcaaacattttggGGTCACACATTGTACCATAGGGATGACCTTCCATACAAGGTTGAACA TTTACCAGATGTCTACACACAGTTTAGGAAGAGTGTTGAAAGTCAGTCCCGTGTGAGGAAGTCGTTTACACTACCAgacctggtccgacccctaggggctgag GGTGGAGGAGCTGGTAGAAAAGGCAGCAGTGAGCCCAcaacacagaaacaaaacagGGGTATTGACTTCTACTTCAAAGGCGGCTCTCATCACAAATAA
- the LOC138318998 gene encoding uncharacterized protein produces the protein MQTTDGNVTKPPRSGYDLDVYDHGHFYGIHLAALLCIFISFLCAVTVITASFTKRKTNFFTWSKSDRFVVYIAICDGLFNIAHSLDHTHVLVTRSHVKPKGLCAFYGFILSEFLSAQIFMINLVAINAFCLMFFNKDIPFGKYDHRLLIGIFGAPLIASIVAVSLNQFGPNTVFCFMDAIRGRLMNTVYLTIPLLVVFMVNLVLYGLTYWRLKVGSSKFQGSRMSSRTRRVARNMILFLLAFFVQYWAAALFGALQLFTYNIPIVIYYFLTTFTNIGGFLNGLVYIVIRRRFLQRDKSGEKNSVDRINRSGDASPSALRHVRVNNQKGELAKSKDNILASDYTSACKGQLDVRNGVI, from the exons ATGCAAACGACCGACGGGAACGTGACAAAACCTCCGAGGAGCGGTTATGATCTGGATGTGTATGACCATGGACATTTTTACGGCATCCATTTAGCAGCTTTATTGTGtattttcatcagttttctttGTGCTGTGACCGTTATAACTGCTTCCTTCACTAAACGAAAAACTAATTTCTTTACGTGGTCGAAGAGCGACCGATTCGTTGTATACATTGCTATTTGTGATGGCCTCTTCAATATCGCTCACAGTTTGGACCATACGCATGTGCTCGTCACTCGATCTCACGTGAAACCAAAAGGACTTTGTGCATTCTATGGATTTATCTTATCCGAATTTTTGTCTGCGCAAATTTTCATGATAAATCTCGTTGCCATCAACGcattttgtttaatgtttttcaaCAAGGACATTCCGTTTGGAAAATATGACCATCGACTTTTGATTGGGATTTTCGGTGCACCTCTGATAGCATCCATTGTTGCCGTGTCTTTGAACCAGTTCGGACCAAACACAGTCTT TTGCTTTATGGATGCCATCAGAGGGAGACTAATGAATACAGTATATCTGACGATCCCTTTACTGGTCGTGTTCATGGTCAACCTGGTATTGTATGGACTAACATACTGGCGCCTCAAAGTGGGGTCCTCTAAGTTTCAAGGATCCCGGATGTCGTCACGCACGAGGCGCGTGGCGCGAAACATGATCCTCTTTCTGCTTGCGTTCTTTGTCCAGTATTGGGCCGCTGCCCTGTTTGGTGCATTGCAGTTGTTTACTTATAACATCCCCATCGTCATTTACTATTTCTTGACAACTTTCACGAATATTGGAGGTTTCTTGAACGGGTTGGTATACATCGTCATACGCCGCAGGTTCCTACAAAGAGACAAAAGCGGAGAGAAAAATTCGGTAGACAGGATCAACAGATCAGGAGATGCCAGTCCATCAGCACTGAGACATGTTAGGGTAAATAATCAGAAGGGAGAATTGGCCAAATCAAAAGACAACATACTTGCGTCAGACTATACTTCAGCATGTAAAGGACAATTGGACGTACGCAATGGTGTTATATAA